One stretch of Roseovarius mucosus DNA includes these proteins:
- a CDS encoding LacI family DNA-binding transcriptional regulator encodes MSDKYNEKVDIVAVAKAARVSPSTVSRSFNHPSLVSPATRKRITRAVEKLGYIRNRAAQSMHGRRNATIGLIVPTIDHAIFAEVIQSFSDSIDRAGFTLLIASHSYDLDREYAMMRKLMEHRVDGIALVGLEHSDASLRLLEHHRTPAMALWNYAADSALPCVGADNHEAGRSAADHLLSLGHRDIGLVFPRPEGNDRASARLSGARDRLLAAGVPLIADWQWEAPYSIAQAKQVAQDLLRRAHRPTALLCGNDVIAQGVIYGAQSCGLRVPEDLSVIGIGDFKGSSEMEPGLTTIRIPARSIGEIAGERFTDLITGASEDHFRIRCPLECIVRGTSRAVHSMGD; translated from the coding sequence GTGTCTGATAAATATAATGAAAAAGTGGATATTGTGGCTGTTGCAAAGGCTGCGCGCGTGTCGCCATCGACCGTGTCACGCAGTTTCAATCATCCCAGCCTTGTCAGTCCAGCTACCCGCAAACGCATCACCCGTGCGGTGGAAAAGCTGGGCTATATCCGCAATCGCGCAGCGCAGTCGATGCACGGACGGCGTAACGCGACCATCGGTTTGATTGTGCCGACAATTGATCACGCAATCTTTGCCGAGGTGATTCAATCCTTTTCCGATTCTATCGACCGGGCGGGTTTCACCCTGCTCATCGCGTCGCATTCCTATGACCTTGATCGTGAATATGCGATGATGCGCAAACTGATGGAGCATCGCGTCGATGGCATTGCTCTTGTTGGGTTGGAACACTCAGATGCCAGCCTGCGACTTTTGGAGCACCATCGCACCCCGGCGATGGCGCTTTGGAACTACGCTGCCGATTCAGCCTTGCCCTGTGTCGGGGCAGACAACCACGAGGCGGGGCGCAGTGCTGCTGATCATCTTCTCAGCCTTGGTCATCGGGATATCGGGTTGGTTTTCCCCCGCCCCGAGGGCAATGACCGCGCAAGTGCCCGACTCTCTGGCGCGCGTGACCGGCTCTTGGCGGCCGGCGTGCCCCTGATTGCGGATTGGCAGTGGGAGGCACCCTATAGCATTGCGCAGGCCAAGCAGGTGGCGCAGGATCTCTTGCGCCGCGCCCATCGTCCCACTGCGCTTTTGTGTGGCAATGACGTGATTGCCCAAGGGGTGATCTATGGCGCGCAAAGCTGTGGCTTGCGGGTTCCCGAAGATCTCTCGGTGATCGGAATCGGCGATTTCAAAGGCTCAAGCGAGATGGAGCCAGGCCTGACCACCATCCGTATTCCCGCCCGCAGCATCGGCGAAATTGCAGGTGAGCGGTTCACAGACCTGATCACCGGAGCAAGCGAAGATCACTTCCGCATCCGTTGTCCGCTGGAATGCATCGTGCGCGGCACGTCGCGCGCGGTTCACTCAATGGGTGACTGA
- the phnE gene encoding phosphonate ABC transporter, permease protein PhnE, whose translation MIDRRVQAPDRFRRFSTLNFVLIVALAAILLTSMEQVAPSPKQLADGLPGMANLVGRMLPPNTEPDFLARIAVRMVETFQIALVGAAIGIALSLPIAWCAARGVSPLGRGNVLVKAAISFLRTVPDLVWALIFVASIGLGAVAGTMTIMVDTIGFCGRFFAEAMEDAEKEPQEALAAIGANRPSILIGAILPDIMPSLINSSLFALEKAVRSSVVLGLVGAGGIGQELKVAFDLFQYRNASMIILAIFVIVLLMEVCTDKLRARLQ comes from the coding sequence ATGATTGATCGCCGGGTTCAGGCCCCTGACAGGTTTCGACGGTTTTCAACGCTGAACTTTGTCTTGATCGTCGCACTTGCGGCGATCCTCCTTACCTCCATGGAGCAAGTCGCCCCCTCGCCCAAGCAGCTGGCTGACGGGTTACCCGGTATGGCAAACTTGGTCGGTCGGATGCTGCCACCCAACACAGAACCGGATTTTCTGGCGCGTATCGCGGTGAGGATGGTCGAAACCTTTCAGATTGCCTTGGTCGGCGCAGCCATCGGTATTGCCCTCAGCCTGCCTATTGCGTGGTGCGCAGCGCGGGGTGTGTCCCCGCTCGGGCGCGGCAATGTTTTGGTCAAGGCGGCTATCTCGTTCTTGCGCACGGTGCCTGATCTGGTCTGGGCGCTAATCTTCGTGGCTTCGATCGGGCTTGGGGCTGTGGCGGGGACGATGACCATCATGGTCGATACCATCGGGTTTTGCGGGCGTTTCTTTGCCGAGGCGATGGAGGATGCCGAGAAGGAGCCGCAAGAGGCGCTCGCGGCCATCGGTGCAAACAGACCGTCAATCCTGATCGGGGCCATCCTGCCCGATATCATGCCGTCACTGATCAACTCCTCGCTGTTTGCATTGGAAAAGGCGGTCCGTTCTTCCGTCGTGTTGGGGCTGGTCGGGGCAGGGGGCATTGGTCAGGAACTCAAGGTTGCCTTTGATCTTTTTCAGTATCGCAATGCCTCGATGATCATTCTGGCGATCTTTGTGATTGTTCTGCTGATGGAAGTTTGCACAGACAAATTGCGCGCCCGCCTGCAGTGA
- a CDS encoding phosphonate ABC transporter ATP-binding protein → MQVLERTTTSAPEGRAADVAPLIVARGLTKAYDTRATVLQGIDLEIQEGERVALIGANGSGKSTLLKSLIGLHSISDGTLSCFGHPVGPEAGRAQRLRMRRQTGFVFQKHCLVRRRSVLSNVIHGLFGEPGSWRAFSHSLAPLEWRNRAMQALADVDLEHKALHRADALSGGQQQRVAIARAIVRRPRLLIADEPAASLDPLSGHNVMELFTHLCRTQGITLIYTSHDMAHAMDYADRIVALKRGKVFFDRPVTKVAPADLKDTFDD, encoded by the coding sequence ATGCAGGTTCTAGAGCGGACCACTACAAGCGCGCCCGAGGGTCGTGCGGCCGATGTCGCACCGCTGATCGTCGCACGTGGCCTGACCAAGGCCTATGACACTCGCGCAACCGTGCTTCAGGGAATTGATCTCGAAATCCAAGAGGGCGAGCGTGTCGCCCTGATTGGTGCCAACGGTTCGGGGAAATCCACCCTCCTCAAGAGCTTGATTGGGCTGCATTCGATTTCTGATGGTACGCTTAGCTGTTTTGGTCATCCGGTCGGCCCAGAGGCAGGGCGCGCTCAGCGATTGCGCATGCGGCGTCAGACCGGCTTTGTTTTTCAGAAACATTGCCTCGTGCGACGCCGCTCGGTGCTGTCGAATGTGATCCATGGCCTGTTCGGCGAGCCGGGAAGTTGGCGCGCTTTTTCTCATAGCCTTGCGCCGCTCGAGTGGCGCAACCGCGCCATGCAGGCGCTTGCAGATGTCGATCTAGAGCATAAGGCGTTGCACCGTGCGGATGCCCTCTCAGGTGGACAGCAACAGCGTGTTGCCATCGCCCGCGCGATTGTGCGCAGACCGAGGCTGTTGATTGCCGATGAACCAGCAGCCAGCCTTGATCCGCTGTCCGGCCACAACGTGATGGAGCTTTTTACCCATCTGTGCCGCACGCAGGGCATTACGTTGATTTATACCTCGCATGATATGGCGCATGCCATGGATTATGCTGACCGGATTGTCGCGCTAAAGCGCGGAAAGGTATTCTTTGACCGACCTGTGACCAAGGTTGCGCCTGCTGATCTCAAGGACACGTTCGATGATTGA
- a CDS encoding tripartite tricarboxylate transporter substrate binding protein — protein MTKILKGLATALLLAASPAVAQDYPDRPVMMMVSYGAGGATDFQARIVTMTAGNEDTLGQPIAIINKPGAGGRVGWNWLATQAEADGYALGVYNIPHFIAQSIEGGVEYSVDSFEPIANWGADPAVFIVGADSEFNSMQDVVAWAKENPGKLTFSGAGLFVGHHIAALQLEAAAEVKLAYIPNNSGGAGAMKAVIAGEVMGGINNLSDAFRAADAGSVKILGVFDTERSSFLPDVPTLQEAGYDIDDSSVNYRGIMAPKGTPQEAIDKLAAVMPAMFADPNVMKQMEAGGSPIKIMTRQEVIEMWAARQKTLEKLLAGL, from the coding sequence ATGACCAAGATACTCAAAGGGTTGGCAACGGCCCTATTGCTCGCGGCGTCCCCCGCCGTGGCACAGGACTATCCAGACCGCCCCGTGATGATGATGGTGAGTTATGGTGCCGGGGGAGCCACCGATTTTCAGGCCCGAATCGTGACGATGACGGCGGGAAATGAAGACACGCTTGGCCAACCTATCGCCATCATAAACAAACCCGGCGCAGGCGGGCGTGTCGGCTGGAATTGGCTGGCAACGCAGGCAGAGGCGGATGGCTACGCGCTTGGCGTTTACAACATCCCGCATTTCATCGCGCAGTCCATCGAAGGTGGGGTCGAATACAGCGTCGACAGTTTTGAGCCGATTGCCAATTGGGGTGCTGATCCGGCAGTTTTCATCGTGGGTGCCGACAGTGAATTCAACTCGATGCAAGACGTGGTGGCCTGGGCCAAAGAGAACCCTGGCAAACTGACCTTTTCGGGGGCAGGCCTGTTTGTGGGGCACCATATCGCAGCGCTCCAACTCGAAGCAGCCGCCGAGGTCAAACTGGCCTATATTCCCAACAATTCTGGCGGTGCCGGTGCCATGAAGGCCGTGATCGCCGGAGAGGTCATGGGCGGCATCAACAACCTGTCGGACGCCTTTCGTGCCGCCGATGCGGGCAGTGTGAAGATTTTGGGTGTGTTCGACACCGAGCGCAGCAGCTTCCTGCCCGATGTGCCCACCTTGCAAGAGGCGGGCTATGACATCGACGATTCCAGCGTGAATTATCGTGGCATCATGGCCCCCAAAGGCACCCCTCAAGAGGCAATAGACAAGCTGGCAGCCGTGATGCCAGCCATGTTCGCCGATCCCAATGTCATGAAACAAATGGAGGCGGGCGGATCGCCGATCAAGATCATGACGCGGCAAGAGGTGATCGAGATGTGGGCTGCCCGTCAGAAGACACTCGAGAAACTCTTGGCCGGGCTTTGA
- a CDS encoding M24 family metallopeptidase — protein sequence MTAFPRLQSRLADLRTRMEATGTDLVALGPSSHMAWLSGVHPHGDERPVMLLVTRDYAGFLMPSLNAASARQSTDLPFHLWRDDEGPHAALQDILSTCQANRPGLSVVLDETMRTDFSLLLLDHLQAPNRRFTDDTVGALRACKDAAEFDAIKAAHLLNDRAVEAAFDALRLGMTERELVQIIQDFYGANGATLEFCSVCFGPSGSFPHHTPGATRLERDMPVLLDTGCRLNGYPSDMTRCGYFGTPDATYTEVFAVVDQAVRAALAAARPGALARDVDKAARDVITAAGYGDRFLHRTGHGLGIDIHEPPYITATSETPLSVGNVFSIEPGIYLEGRFGLRLEEIVILRPQGPEVFSNMPRDLIVRPSVG from the coding sequence ATGACCGCCTTTCCCCGTCTCCAATCCCGCCTTGCAGACCTACGCACCCGTATGGAAGCTACGGGGACTGATCTTGTGGCACTTGGACCGTCGAGCCATATGGCATGGCTCTCGGGCGTGCATCCGCATGGCGACGAGCGGCCCGTGATGCTGTTGGTCACGCGCGATTATGCCGGGTTTCTCATGCCCTCACTCAATGCCGCCTCAGCGCGGCAATCAACGGATTTACCATTTCATTTGTGGCGGGATGACGAAGGTCCGCATGCGGCGCTCCAAGACATCCTGAGCACCTGTCAGGCAAACCGCCCGGGCCTATCGGTCGTGCTCGATGAAACCATGCGTACGGATTTTTCGCTGTTGCTGCTGGATCATCTTCAGGCCCCGAACCGACGTTTTACCGACGATACGGTCGGTGCGCTGCGAGCCTGCAAAGACGCCGCAGAATTCGACGCGATCAAGGCTGCGCACCTGCTCAATGATCGGGCGGTTGAGGCCGCTTTTGACGCGCTCCGCTTGGGCATGACCGAGCGCGAATTGGTTCAGATTATTCAGGATTTCTATGGGGCAAATGGCGCGACGCTGGAATTCTGCTCGGTCTGCTTTGGCCCATCGGGGTCCTTTCCGCACCATACGCCCGGCGCGACGCGGTTGGAGCGCGACATGCCCGTGTTGCTCGATACGGGCTGCCGTCTCAATGGGTATCCATCTGATATGACGCGATGCGGCTATTTTGGAACGCCCGATGCCACCTATACTGAAGTATTCGCGGTGGTGGATCAGGCTGTGCGCGCCGCTCTCGCTGCGGCGCGCCCCGGCGCATTGGCGCGTGACGTCGACAAGGCGGCGCGCGATGTGATCACCGCCGCTGGATATGGCGACCGTTTCTTGCACCGCACTGGTCACGGGCTTGGCATCGACATCCACGAGCCGCCCTACATTACCGCAACGTCTGAGACGCCGCTGTCGGTTGGCAATGTCTTTTCCATCGAGCCGGGCATCTATCTCGAGGGTCGCTTTGGGCTGCGGCTTGAGGAAATCGTGATCCTGCGGCCCCAAGGTCCAGAGGTGTTTTCCAACATGCCACGTGATTTGATCGTGCGCCCATCGGTTGGGTGA
- a CDS encoding tripartite tricarboxylate transporter permease, which produces MEFIYYFGEVFTPMAFMLLLGGTIGGLILGATPGLSPTMAVALLIPFTFRLEPAHGLILLGAAYTSTVAGGAVSAILLKIPGAPANIATTLDGHTMATQGRGAEALQLSFLSSAAGGIFGVLLLIFLTPMLAKWALAFGPSHLFWLAILGVTVIGTLDTNSVVKGLLSGCMGMWLATIGFDDIMGAQRFIVHPSLAGGISIVPALIGLFAIPQVLAMFARGRQPAGSDVIAVQKHPIGKAMREVIRRWRALSIGTAIGSIIGLIPGIGGQIAGLVAYDQAKKFSPERQKFGKGHSEGVIAAESANNAMVGPSLVPLLTLSVPGSPTAAVLLGGLLIHGIFPGSDLFDNHPDVAWTFINSMLIGQVLMCIFGLYVAGLAARVAQVPQYVMAAVVLGLAVFGSYSVQNSMGDVYVMAALGIGMFFLERFGFTAAPLVLGLILGPIAEANFTQGSMIADATDGRFSYFFSGTLNIALILIVIASVAYSAWMEVLQRRQDRADQAKEAKA; this is translated from the coding sequence TTGGAATTCATCTACTACTTCGGAGAGGTCTTTACGCCTATGGCCTTCATGCTGCTTTTAGGCGGCACGATCGGCGGGCTGATCCTTGGGGCCACTCCGGGCCTCTCGCCGACCATGGCGGTAGCCTTGCTCATTCCGTTCACCTTTCGACTTGAGCCAGCTCATGGTCTCATTCTGCTTGGGGCGGCCTATACCTCAACCGTTGCGGGCGGTGCGGTCAGTGCCATCCTGCTCAAGATCCCCGGTGCGCCCGCCAATATCGCAACGACACTGGACGGGCATACAATGGCCACGCAGGGCCGTGGGGCAGAAGCGTTGCAACTTTCGTTTTTATCCTCGGCGGCGGGCGGCATTTTTGGTGTTCTACTGCTGATCTTTCTCACGCCGATGCTGGCGAAATGGGCGCTCGCCTTTGGGCCATCGCATCTCTTTTGGCTGGCCATACTTGGCGTGACCGTGATCGGCACGCTGGATACCAACTCGGTCGTCAAAGGGCTGCTTTCGGGCTGCATGGGCATGTGGCTCGCAACTATCGGCTTTGACGATATCATGGGCGCACAGCGCTTTATCGTTCATCCTTCGCTGGCAGGTGGGATCAGCATTGTGCCCGCGCTGATCGGGCTCTTTGCCATTCCCCAAGTGCTGGCGATGTTCGCGCGAGGGCGTCAGCCAGCTGGGAGCGATGTGATCGCTGTACAAAAACACCCCATCGGCAAGGCAATGCGTGAAGTCATCCGCCGCTGGCGCGCGCTGAGCATCGGGACAGCTATAGGATCTATAATCGGTCTCATTCCGGGTATCGGAGGACAGATCGCCGGGCTGGTGGCCTATGATCAGGCCAAGAAGTTTAGCCCGGAGCGGCAAAAGTTTGGCAAGGGTCACTCTGAAGGCGTGATCGCCGCAGAAAGCGCCAACAACGCCATGGTCGGACCATCGCTGGTGCCACTCCTGACGCTCTCCGTGCCCGGTAGCCCGACAGCGGCGGTGCTCTTGGGGGGCTTGCTTATCCACGGGATTTTTCCGGGTAGCGACCTTTTCGACAATCACCCGGATGTGGCCTGGACCTTTATCAACTCGATGCTGATCGGGCAGGTGTTGATGTGCATCTTTGGCCTTTACGTGGCAGGTCTTGCCGCGCGGGTGGCGCAGGTGCCGCAATATGTCATGGCCGCAGTGGTGCTGGGATTGGCTGTCTTTGGCTCTTACTCAGTTCAAAACTCGATGGGCGATGTCTATGTTATGGCCGCATTGGGCATCGGCATGTTCTTTCTAGAGCGGTTCGGCTTTACCGCCGCACCGCTTGTGCTGGGTCTTATTCTGGGACCAATCGCCGAGGCCAATTTCACGCAAGGTTCGATGATCGCCGACGCGACCGATGGACGGTTCAGTTACTTCTTTAGCGGAACGCTGAATATCGCGCTGATCCTGATCGTGATCGCCTCTGTCGCCTATTCGGCCTGGATGGAGGTTCTGCAACGTCGTCAGGACCGCGCCGATCAGGCCAAGGAGGCAAAGGCATGA
- a CDS encoding PhnD/SsuA/transferrin family substrate-binding protein, with the protein MIRSLLAAAAVSLASTLPAFAEPLKFAVTDIEGLEALQQEFGAFEAKLEEMTGQEIELFPVSSRTAAVEALNQEQVDLVLTGPAEYVVIKELTDAQIVTAWQRPNYFAQIVTLSDGPIKSVQDLKDKVVTFGSVGSTSQHLGPAQVLADFGLVYNKDYQPQIISRNTAIEALIRGDVAAVGMNESHLGRIREAFPDVSFTVVARGRDLPNDILVARSGIDADAVAAVKSAFVDHAEELMSAILTGEDNQKFKGGFFLTNVQDSDYDYVRSMYGTIGVDTKSFVGN; encoded by the coding sequence ATGATCCGTTCCCTGCTCGCCGCTGCTGCGGTATCCCTTGCCAGCACTTTGCCTGCCTTTGCAGAGCCGCTGAAATTCGCCGTGACTGACATTGAGGGGCTCGAAGCCCTGCAACAGGAGTTTGGTGCGTTCGAGGCAAAACTCGAAGAGATGACAGGTCAGGAAATCGAGCTTTTCCCGGTCAGTTCGCGCACTGCGGCCGTAGAAGCGCTCAATCAGGAACAGGTGGATCTGGTTCTAACTGGCCCGGCTGAATATGTCGTCATCAAGGAGTTGACGGATGCACAGATCGTAACCGCATGGCAGCGCCCGAATTACTTTGCGCAGATCGTCACCCTTTCGGACGGGCCGATCAAATCGGTGCAGGACCTCAAGGATAAGGTCGTGACCTTTGGGTCTGTCGGTTCGACATCGCAGCACCTTGGGCCTGCGCAGGTTCTGGCTGATTTCGGTCTTGTGTATAACAAGGATTACCAGCCACAGATCATTTCCCGTAACACGGCGATCGAGGCGCTGATCCGGGGGGATGTTGCGGCGGTCGGCATGAACGAAAGCCACCTTGGCCGCATTCGCGAAGCCTTTCCAGATGTGTCCTTTACCGTCGTCGCCCGTGGTCGAGATCTGCCCAATGATATTCTTGTTGCACGGTCTGGCATCGACGCGGACGCTGTTGCCGCCGTCAAATCAGCGTTTGTGGACCACGCAGAAGAGTTGATGTCAGCGATCCTGACCGGAGAGGACAACCAGAAATTCAAGGGTGGGTTCTTTCTGACCAATGTGCAGGACAGCGACTATGACTATGTCCGCTCCATGTATGGCACCATTGGCGTGGATACCAAATCCTTTGTCGGAAACTGA
- a CDS encoding tripartite tricarboxylate transporter TctB family protein, translated as MRQWQHVIPSGAIAALGLWVCYVSFTQQPAQAFLFPRLISSVFVVLALWTFGRAVMGLSRAGTGIGRTMFLNILPGLVVASVYIFWAAETLGFYSGSALAFFALLSLYDPAPHRDIKSWMRRAVITSGFILVMYLLFAKLLSVFTPRGLFF; from the coding sequence ATGAGACAGTGGCAACATGTCATCCCGTCCGGGGCTATCGCCGCCCTTGGCCTCTGGGTCTGCTATGTCAGCTTTACGCAGCAACCGGCACAGGCGTTCCTGTTTCCAAGGCTGATTTCAAGCGTTTTTGTCGTGCTGGCACTCTGGACCTTTGGTCGTGCGGTTATGGGCCTGTCGCGCGCCGGAACAGGAATTGGCCGCACGATGTTTCTCAACATCCTGCCGGGGCTGGTCGTGGCAAGTGTCTATATCTTCTGGGCCGCTGAAACGCTCGGATTTTACAGCGGCAGCGCACTGGCCTTCTTTGCACTGCTCAGCCTCTACGATCCTGCCCCGCATCGCGACATCAAAAGCTGGATGCGCAGAGCGGTAATCACATCGGGGTTCATCCTCGTGATGTATCTGCTCTTTGCAAAGCTGCTCAGCGTGTTCACGCCACGCGGCCTGTTTTTCTAG
- a CDS encoding alpha-D-ribose 1-methylphosphonate 5-triphosphate diphosphatase produces MTNNWTLTGGQMLLGGTFAAQPLHVTNGRITQEPAPEAESYNAAGRLILPGIIDLHGDGFEALVQPRPGVHFPYDLAYREADAQLISNGITTAYHGLTVSWEPGLRDIEITRALLSALERVAPTLDCDTRLNIRWETFALDHIDEVLGWLARRSGDILSLNDHTSANHKLSEESAKLKRMAVRMGLAPTDAKAAIAAVLARRDEVPEAIDRICAEAVQLGRPVLSHDDMTQEDRRTGRARGVTLAEFPMTQEAAQEARIADEPVILGGPNALRGESHNGALCATEAVRAGLCTVLASDYYYPAPFHAVWRLHDADVLPLAQAWALVSANPAEAVGLRDRGTLDVGKRADILVVNPDTRRIEAVFVQGRKVLARG; encoded by the coding sequence ATGACGAATAACTGGACACTCACCGGCGGTCAGATGCTCTTGGGCGGAACTTTTGCGGCGCAGCCCCTGCATGTGACCAACGGTCGGATCACGCAAGAACCGGCACCAGAGGCCGAATCCTACAACGCAGCCGGCCGGTTGATCCTGCCCGGTATCATTGACCTGCACGGCGATGGGTTCGAGGCCCTGGTTCAGCCGCGTCCGGGGGTGCATTTTCCCTACGATCTTGCGTATCGCGAGGCGGATGCGCAGCTCATCTCCAACGGCATCACAACCGCCTATCACGGGCTGACGGTGTCGTGGGAGCCGGGATTGCGTGATATAGAGATCACGCGCGCCCTCCTATCGGCGCTGGAGCGCGTCGCGCCGACGCTCGACTGCGACACTCGGCTGAATATCCGGTGGGAGACTTTTGCACTCGACCATATAGACGAAGTTCTGGGTTGGTTGGCACGGCGGTCGGGCGACATCCTATCGCTCAATGATCACACAAGTGCCAATCACAAGCTGAGCGAGGAGAGCGCCAAACTCAAGCGGATGGCGGTGCGCATGGGCCTTGCGCCCACCGATGCCAAGGCTGCGATTGCGGCGGTTCTCGCCCGTCGGGATGAGGTGCCCGAAGCGATAGATCGGATATGCGCAGAGGCCGTCCAACTGGGCCGCCCGGTGCTGTCGCATGATGATATGACGCAAGAGGATCGTCGCACGGGACGCGCGCGCGGCGTGACATTGGCAGAGTTCCCGATGACCCAAGAGGCGGCGCAAGAGGCGCGCATCGCGGATGAGCCAGTGATCCTCGGCGGGCCCAACGCGCTGCGCGGCGAAAGTCACAATGGCGCACTCTGTGCGACCGAGGCGGTTCGGGCAGGTCTTTGCACGGTATTGGCGTCTGACTATTATTATCCCGCACCATTTCATGCCGTTTGGCGGCTGCACGATGCTGATGTTCTGCCACTTGCGCAGGCTTGGGCCTTGGTCTCGGCCAATCCTGCTGAGGCTGTCGGGCTGCGGGACCGCGGCACATTGGACGTTGGCAAACGAGCGGATATCCTTGTGGTAAACCCGGACACACGTAGGATCGAGGCGGTGTTCGTCCAAGGTAGAAAGGTGTTAGCCCGTGGCTGA
- a CDS encoding GntR family transcriptional regulator: MADLSDLSRAEAGLAALACTAYDARSTRPIWLQIYDRLAQAIEGAVVTPGSRLPGEVQLADMFQVNRVTMRRALALLQSEGKLQARKGVGIFVRQVPRAFVIRNDMRFADSLIDCDAEVTSRTLRLERACPSPEAARLFDLEPTDRVIVLHRMRLLDGAPIYFTRKELPAHRFPEFEKIYQIGQSVSAVYKAAGIPWFRRAETRVSGGFAQHDEAEILCLNENTPVQYVTAINRAPDGTAIEFNRGCWPMTGVEFVFQSPIE, encoded by the coding sequence GTGGCTGACCTGTCTGATCTCTCACGCGCCGAGGCCGGACTCGCGGCGCTTGCGTGCACGGCCTATGATGCCCGGTCCACACGCCCAATCTGGCTGCAAATCTATGATCGTCTGGCTCAAGCGATTGAGGGGGCTGTCGTGACCCCCGGCAGCCGCCTGCCCGGTGAGGTCCAGTTGGCCGATATGTTTCAGGTTAACCGTGTCACCATGCGCCGCGCTCTGGCGCTCTTGCAAAGCGAGGGCAAATTGCAGGCGCGTAAAGGTGTAGGCATTTTCGTACGACAGGTGCCACGCGCCTTTGTGATCCGCAACGATATGCGCTTTGCCGACTCGCTGATTGATTGCGACGCCGAGGTGACATCGCGCACCCTCCGATTGGAACGCGCCTGCCCCAGCCCCGAGGCCGCGCGTCTCTTTGATCTGGAACCAACCGATCGGGTGATCGTGTTGCACCGGATGCGCCTGCTGGACGGCGCGCCGATCTATTTCACGCGCAAGGAATTACCCGCACACCGCTTCCCGGAGTTTGAGAAGATCTACCAAATCGGCCAATCGGTCAGCGCGGTTTACAAAGCGGCAGGCATCCCTTGGTTTCGCCGCGCCGAAACCCGTGTAAGCGGTGGGTTCGCACAACACGATGAGGCCGAAATCCTGTGTCTGAACGAAAACACCCCGGTGCAATATGTCACCGCCATTAACCGCGCCCCAGATGGAACGGCAATCGAGTTCAACAGGGGCTGCTGGCCAATGACCGGCGTGGAATTCGTGTTTCAGTCACCCATTGAGTGA
- a CDS encoding helix-turn-helix domain-containing protein — translation MPMTHTPAGAPLALGRRIRKRRQLMSMTLQDLSNGCGVSVSYLSQIERDNAVPTLGTLAEIAAALDVSIDHFIATPRQADSVTRAETRPQFSISGTSIIYEQIGAEFPGHELTSFILNVPPGYESETVQHSGEELIFVLDGEVLQVVNGQQFLLRTGDSMHYLGQHPHSWSNVSERWARLLWTGKMLHGATPSSYVPRTGAETQQPDIP, via the coding sequence ATGCCGATGACTCATACACCTGCCGGTGCGCCGCTCGCCTTGGGGCGCCGCATAAGAAAACGCCGGCAGCTCATGTCGATGACCTTGCAGGATCTCAGCAACGGATGTGGAGTATCTGTGAGCTATCTTAGCCAAATCGAGCGCGATAATGCGGTGCCCACCTTGGGCACCCTAGCCGAGATTGCGGCGGCGCTCGATGTCAGCATCGACCACTTTATCGCGACCCCGCGACAGGCAGATAGCGTGACACGCGCAGAGACGCGCCCGCAGTTTTCCATTTCGGGTACCTCGATCATCTACGAACAGATCGGCGCCGAATTTCCGGGGCATGAGCTCACATCGTTTATCCTCAATGTCCCGCCCGGCTACGAATCTGAAACCGTGCAACATTCCGGCGAAGAGTTGATTTTCGTGCTCGATGGTGAGGTGCTGCAAGTGGTGAACGGTCAACAGTTTCTACTGCGGACCGGCGATAGTATGCATTACCTCGGTCAGCATCCGCATTCTTGGTCCAACGTTAGCGAACGTTGGGCGCGCCTGCTATGGACAGGCAAGATGCTGCATGGGGCAACCCCTTCTTCCTATGTGCCGCGCACAGGCGCGGAGACCCAACAACCTGACATCCCCTGA